GCTCCTCCGCCACGAGCGCCGAGGCCTCTGCGTCGTCCAGCAGGCCGGACCAGACGCCCTTGGGCGTGCCGGTGGTCCCGCTCGTGCAGTGGATGGGGCGCCCGCGGGGGAGTGACCTCCGACGGTCCGCGCGCCCGGCCAGGAGCATGTCGACCTGCTCCTGCGAGGTGACGACGAGGTCGGGCTCGATCGGGGCGAGGATCCGCTCGCGCTCGGACTGGGTGAGGGCGGGGTCGAGCGGCACGGGGAAGATCCCGTCGGCCAGCAGCGCGAGCACCAGGTCGACGTGCGCCGGCGAGCCGGGCACGAGCAGGGCGACCCGCGAGCCCTCGCCCAGCCCTGCGTCGCCCATGCCCGCATTGTGCCGGGTCGCCCCGGGACCTCCGGTCGGGGGGAGCAGCGATACCCGTGGCAGGAATCGCACCGTCAGTTGAGTTCCTGCCATAGGCGGTGCATGCTGGCGCCATGAAGAAGGTCGCCGTCCTGGTGCAGGGCCAGCCAGAGCCGTTCGGGCTGGGAGCGCTGTGCGAGGTCTGGGCCGAGCCCTACCACCCCGAGGACGACAACCCGGTCTTCGACTTCGTCGTCGTCACGCCCGAGCCCGGCAGGCTCCGTACGCGGGCCGGCTTCGACCTGGTGGTCGAGCACGGGTTGGAGGAGGCGGCCGACGCCGACCTGGTCTGCCTCGCGCCCAAGGGCAACTACCTCGAGACGTCCCCGGAGGTCTCCCAGCTGCTCCGGGACACCCACGACCGGGGCGCGATGCTCTTCGCGCACTGCTCGGCGACCTTCATGCTGGCGCAGGCCGGCCTCCTCGACGGCCGTCGCTGCACCACGCACTGGCGCTACGCCGCCGAGCTGGCCGAGCGCCACCCGGAGGCGATCGTCGACCGCGACGTACTCTACGTGCAGGACGGGTCGATCGTCACCGGCGCGGGCTCGGCGGCCGCGCTCGATGCGGCGCTGCACGTGATGCGCCAGCAGTTCGGCGCCAAGGTGGCCGCGACCACCGCTCGACGGATGGTCGTGCCGCCGCACCGCGACGGCGGGCAGGCGCAGTTCATCGCCCGACCGGTCCCGGTCTGCGAGTCCGAGGCGCTCGCGCCGCTGCTGGCCTGGATCAGCGAGCACC
This sequence is a window from Nocardioides sp. S5. Protein-coding genes within it:
- a CDS encoding helix-turn-helix domain-containing protein — its product is MKKVAVLVQGQPEPFGLGALCEVWAEPYHPEDDNPVFDFVVVTPEPGRLRTRAGFDLVVEHGLEEAADADLVCLAPKGNYLETSPEVSQLLRDTHDRGAMLFAHCSATFMLAQAGLLDGRRCTTHWRYAAELAERHPEAIVDRDVLYVQDGSIVTGAGSAAALDAALHVMRQQFGAKVAATTARRMVVPPHRDGGQAQFIARPVPVCESEALAPLLAWISEHLSEDLDVETLARQVHMSARTFARRFKEETGTTPYSWILGERVRAAQELLEQTDHPVDWVAGEVGFGNAATLRHHFGRSRGVSPQEYRRTFRLTA